TACCAGACCCCGTCCTCCACGAACTGCTGCGCCACGAAAGCGGCCGTCGACGCGTCGCCGACCGCCGTGGCGATCTGTCTCAGAGTCTTCGCCCGGCAGTCTCCCGCTGCGAGGATACCCCGGACGTTCGTCTTCATGTCGTCGTCGGTGATGATGTAGCCCCGCTCGTCCAGCTCCAGGAGTCCCTTCAGAAAATCCGTCTTCGGCTCGAGCCCGACGAAGAGGAAGACCCCCTCCACCGGCAGGTCTCGCGTCTCACCCGCCTTGAGGTCGTTCAGGGTCACGGACTCGACACCGGTCTCGCCGTTGATGCTCTTGACGGTGTGGCTCATGACGCACTCGATCTTCTCGTGCGCCCTCACCCGCTCGGCGAGCACCTCGATGGCCCGAAACTCGTCGCGGCGGTGTATCAGGTGGATCTTCCCTGCGAACCGCGTCAGGTAGAGCGCCTCCTGGAGCGCGCTGTCGCCGCCGCCGACGACCGCGATCGTGCGGTCCTTGTAGAACGGGCCGTCGCACGTGGCGCAGTACGACACGCCGCGCCCCAGAAGCTCCTCCTCGCCCGGCACGCCGAGCTTCCTGTAGTTGCTCCCGACGGCCACGACCACCAGCTTCCCGGGATAGTCGTCCCCTCGGCCGTGCACGATGAAGCCGCCGTCGGTCTTCTCGATCGACGTGACCTCGTCCTGAGCGTACTCCGTGCCGAACGACTGGGCCTGTTCGAGCATCCGGGCCCCGAGTTCCGAGCCGTTGACCGGCCCGACGCCCGGGTAGTTCTCGATGAGCTCGGTTGTCGCCGCCCAGCCCCCGGGCGTCATCATCTCGATGACGAGGGACGAGAGTCTCGCCCGGCTCGTGTTGAGACCCACTGTGAGTCCAGCCGGTCCGGCCCCGACGATCACGATGTCATGCTGTTCCAAGGGCTCCTCTCCCGGTCTCAGACGCAATCGAACAGGAAGTATACCGGAATGGGGAGCGGCACTCAAGCACGGCCGGCCCGCCCGCCGCCGCGCCCCCTTTGGCCCCCACGGAGCCGGCCCCACACGCAGAGCGCCGGGACCCAGAAAAGGGCCCCGGCACGTCCGGTCGCTCCGTCCGTTCGGACGGACGCCTACGAGATGATGCTCGGCGTGATCTTGATGATGAGGTCGGTGTTCTTCACCTCTTCGCGGGTGTGGCGGAAGATGTGCCCGAGGATCGGGATGTCACCCAGAAGCGGCACCTTGGTCACGTCGTTCGTCGTGTCCTCCGTCAGGAGACCGGCCAGCATGAACGTCTGGCCGTCCTTGACGCGGACCTGCGTCGTGGCGCGCCGCTCCTTCGTCCACGGGATCTCGTTGTTCGGTCCGACGAAGCTCACGATCGAACTGACGTTCGGCTCGACGATCGCCGTGATGTGACCGTCACCGGACGCCCGAGGCGTCACCGTGACCTCGAC
The Candidatus Effluviviaceae Genus V sp. DNA segment above includes these coding regions:
- the trxB gene encoding thioredoxin-disulfide reductase, producing the protein MEQHDIVIVGAGPAGLTVGLNTSRARLSSLVIEMMTPGGWAATTELIENYPGVGPVNGSELGARMLEQAQSFGTEYAQDEVTSIEKTDGGFIVHGRGDDYPGKLVVVAVGSNYRKLGVPGEEELLGRGVSYCATCDGPFYKDRTIAVVGGGDSALQEALYLTRFAGKIHLIHRRDEFRAIEVLAERVRAHEKIECVMSHTVKSINGETGVESVTLNDLKAGETRDLPVEGVFLFVGLEPKTDFLKGLLELDERGYIITDDDMKTNVRGILAAGDCRAKTLRQIATAVGDASTAAFVAQQFVEDGVW